The following are from one region of the Syngnathus acus chromosome 10, fSynAcu1.2, whole genome shotgun sequence genome:
- the LOC119128162 gene encoding uncharacterized protein LOC119128162 isoform X2, which yields MWCHLLVLSLLVCSSHASTFLSAVMIYDPSVNNTVVVRSKMTYQNGCPESFWTCQSKNCAPGASRVVLTTTNRTCQYDVETYYNVTQTSKLVLRLSAPVVLQWINVTNNVTEVVAIAHAHTWTRSDTGRANASPRANVLPVLRVASNCQRNVTLPTFDPDGDVVRCRYQNATSVLKLSADCNMFFAPSIDIAEGAYAVQVLMEDFPRQNITLAYGSGSKNLTSEDPLSQIPVQFVLIVGPRATSCVDGESLPAFWLPTPANGDHLFASVNQTLKIPISVFGTEIQSVLFSGPLDMTDRNFELVWTPTEKDLGLSHPVCFVLQTVDFGLITRHSEMRCVIVTVHPVVVTVTARLQSAFPLSADRIDVSQLKAELVLRGLPSDITLKLVSFSETATTTQSSIVP from the exons ATGTGGTGCCACCTGCTCGTCTTGTCCCTGCTCGTCTGCAGCTCCCATGCATCCACCTTCCTGAGCGCGGTCATGATCTATGACCCCTCCGTGAATAATACG GTGGTTGTTCGCTCCAAAATGACCTACCAAAACGGGTGCCCTGAATCCTTTTGGACGTGCCAGTCAAAGAACTGCGCCCCAGGTGCATCTCGGGTCGTACTCACTACTACTAACAGAACGTGTCAATATGACGTAGAAACATATTATAATGTGACCCAGACCTCCAAGTTGGTGCTGCG CCTTTCTGCTCCAGTTGTCCTCCAGTGGATCAACGTCACCAATAACGTGACAGAGGTGGTAGCCATCGCACACGCACATACCTGGACGAGGTCCGACACTGGCCGGGCAAACGCGTCCCCCCGAGCCAACGTGCTGCCCGTTCTCAG AGTCGCCTCCAACTGTCAGAGGAACGTGACGCTACCCACCTTCGACCCTGACGGAGACGTGGTGAGGTGTCGCTATCAAAACGCAACATCTGTTCTCAAGCTCTCGGCA GATTGCAACATGTTTTTCGCGCCAAGCATTGACATCGCGGAAGGTGCGTACGCCGTGCAGGTGCTCATGGAGGACTTCCCTCGCCAGAACATCACGTTGGCTTACGGCAGTGGGAGTAAGAATCTCACAAGCGAGGATCCCCTCAGCCAAATCCCCGTCCAGTTTGTTCTGATCG TGGGTCCTCGGGCGACATCCTGCGTGGACGGAGAGTCCCTGCCTGCCTTCTGGCTTCCTACACCAGCCAACGGAGATCATCTCTTCGCCTCAGTCAATCAGACCCTGAAAATCCCCATAAGTGTTTTCGGGACAGAAATTCA GAGTGTGCTGTTTAGCGGGCCGTTGGACATGACTGATAGGAACTTTGAGCTGGTCTGGACGCCGACTGAGAAAGACTTGGGTCTAAGTCACCCAGTCTGCTTTGTCCTCCAAACGGTTGACTTTGGACTGAT CACACGTCACTCAGAGATGCGCTGTGTCATTGTGACGGTTCATCCTG TTGTGGTTACAGTGACAGCAAGGCTCCAGTCGGCATTCCCGCTGTCTGCGGACCGCATCGACGTATCGCAG CTGAAAGCAGAGCTGGTGTTACGAGGGCTGCCCTCTGACATCACCCTGAAATTGGTGAGCTTCAGCGAGAccgcaacaacaacacaaagctCCATTGTACCCTGA
- the LOC119128162 gene encoding uncharacterized protein LOC119128162 isoform X1, with product MWCHLLVLSLLVCSSHASTFLSAVMIYDPSVNNTVVVRSKMTYQNGCPESFWTCQSKNCAPGASRVVLTTTNRTCQYDVETYYNVTQTSKLVLRLSAPVVLQWINVTNNVTEVVAIAHAHTWTRSDTGRANASPRANVLPVLRVASNCQRNVTLPTFDPDGDVVRCRYQNATSVLKLSADCNMFFAPSIDIAEGAYAVQVLMEDFPRQNITLAYGSGSKNLTSEDPLSQIPVQFVLIVGPRATSCVDGESLPAFWLPTPANGDHLFASVNQTLKIPISVFGTEIQSLSVLFSGPLDMTDRNFELVWTPTEKDLGLSHPVCFVLQTVDFGLITRHSEMRCVIVTVHPVVVTVTARLQSAFPLSADRIDVSQLKAELVLRGLPSDITLKLVSFSETATTTQSSIVP from the exons ATGTGGTGCCACCTGCTCGTCTTGTCCCTGCTCGTCTGCAGCTCCCATGCATCCACCTTCCTGAGCGCGGTCATGATCTATGACCCCTCCGTGAATAATACG GTGGTTGTTCGCTCCAAAATGACCTACCAAAACGGGTGCCCTGAATCCTTTTGGACGTGCCAGTCAAAGAACTGCGCCCCAGGTGCATCTCGGGTCGTACTCACTACTACTAACAGAACGTGTCAATATGACGTAGAAACATATTATAATGTGACCCAGACCTCCAAGTTGGTGCTGCG CCTTTCTGCTCCAGTTGTCCTCCAGTGGATCAACGTCACCAATAACGTGACAGAGGTGGTAGCCATCGCACACGCACATACCTGGACGAGGTCCGACACTGGCCGGGCAAACGCGTCCCCCCGAGCCAACGTGCTGCCCGTTCTCAG AGTCGCCTCCAACTGTCAGAGGAACGTGACGCTACCCACCTTCGACCCTGACGGAGACGTGGTGAGGTGTCGCTATCAAAACGCAACATCTGTTCTCAAGCTCTCGGCA GATTGCAACATGTTTTTCGCGCCAAGCATTGACATCGCGGAAGGTGCGTACGCCGTGCAGGTGCTCATGGAGGACTTCCCTCGCCAGAACATCACGTTGGCTTACGGCAGTGGGAGTAAGAATCTCACAAGCGAGGATCCCCTCAGCCAAATCCCCGTCCAGTTTGTTCTGATCG TGGGTCCTCGGGCGACATCCTGCGTGGACGGAGAGTCCCTGCCTGCCTTCTGGCTTCCTACACCAGCCAACGGAGATCATCTCTTCGCCTCAGTCAATCAGACCCTGAAAATCCCCATAAGTGTTTTCGGGACAGAAATTCA AAGCTT GAGTGTGCTGTTTAGCGGGCCGTTGGACATGACTGATAGGAACTTTGAGCTGGTCTGGACGCCGACTGAGAAAGACTTGGGTCTAAGTCACCCAGTCTGCTTTGTCCTCCAAACGGTTGACTTTGGACTGAT CACACGTCACTCAGAGATGCGCTGTGTCATTGTGACGGTTCATCCTG TTGTGGTTACAGTGACAGCAAGGCTCCAGTCGGCATTCCCGCTGTCTGCGGACCGCATCGACGTATCGCAG CTGAAAGCAGAGCTGGTGTTACGAGGGCTGCCCTCTGACATCACCCTGAAATTGGTGAGCTTCAGCGAGAccgcaacaacaacacaaagctCCATTGTACCCTGA
- the LOC119128213 gene encoding type I phosphatidylinositol 4,5-bisphosphate 4-phosphatase-A-like, producing MADEESSPLLSSEHHDETNGNILGRTSYGLLAEPQSLVPDEPPPPYSPHSSPESFGSGSAPVISCRVCQGAICVEGKTHQHVVKCSVCNEATPIKNAPAGKKYVRCPCSCLLICKVTSQKIACPRPYCKRIINLGPVHVGEDSPELQNPPVGVRVICGHCSNTFLWTEISDRTLSRCPHCRKVSSVGRRYPRRRTLLCLMVFAVVAASTAGLMVGTWRPARESKGIYAAWVLLLLIAAFALARTVYWSCLKISQPIST from the exons ATGGCGGACGAGGAGAGCTCACCGCTGCTGTCCTCCGAGCACCACGACGAGACAAATGGCAATATtctcggtagaacgtcctacGGACTCCTCGCTGAACCCCAGA GTTTGGTGCCTGATGAACCCCCGCCGCCCTACTCGCCACACAGCAGCCCGGAAAGCTTCGGCAGCGGCAGCGCTCCAGTCATCAGCTGCCGCGTTTGTCAGGGAGCCATATGCGTGGAAGGCAAGACGCACCAGCATGTGGTCAAGTGCAGCGTTTGCAACGAAGCGACT CCCATCAAGAACGCCCCAGCTGGCAAGAAATATGTCCGATGTCCATGTAGCTGTCTGCTCATCTGCAAAGTCACGTCGCAGAAGATCGCATGTCCACGACCGTATTG CAAACGCATCATCAATCTGGGCCCAGTTCACGTCGGCGAGGATAGTCCGGAGCTGCAGAACCCACCCGTCGGTGTCCGAGTCATCTGTGGCCATTGCTCCAATACGTTCCTG TGGACAGAAATTTCCGACAGGACCTTGTCTAGATGTCCGCACTGTCGTAAAGT TTCCTCAGTTGGCCGGCGGTACCCGAGGAGGAGGACCCTGCTGTGTCTCATGGTCTTCGCCGTGGTGGCCGCTTCCACCGCTGGACTAATG GTGGGAACGTGGCGGCCCGCTCGGGAGTCCAAAGGGATCTACGCCGCGTGGGTGCTGCTCCTTCTTATCGCCGCCTTCGCCCTGGCCAGAACCGTCTACTGGAGTTGCCTAAAAATTAGCCAGCCCATTTCAACGTGA
- the LOC119129662 gene encoding uncharacterized protein LOC119129662, translating to MRCCLLVLSLLACSCRALNYTGSAFTYHPLNGTTDTAVVRYKVAFQECNNLTFVNCQGELCTVNLVSVNFVDENSGEWCQYEVIVHVNNSEAPFHLALEGINWIDNIDNIMEVHAPTYIELRTRSDTGRPNSSPRTTMLPIYRVPSNCHRVIRLPMYDTDGDRVYCYEKNNIFEEFYFFHKVFYPNEVSDPHRLKTTPSSSPSLVLTAPSLQHGYLVYHGVQGVVDMEGAYAVELIMKDFPHDNLALTDPNGVQTFHSKMNPLSEVPIQFVLKVDPPVDSCRPGDIVPEFESPTPEDEAHLYAFVNHTLNIEIYASAVRSSVEQVLFSGPAGIQKKDFGGGHFVLSWTPTVEDSGLRHAICFVVEAILDQDRKIHSEMRCVIVAVDHLYFALNARLLVRSHLPVLKVIERYGLKGLKEELIKRGLPNDIQVRLGWRIKENDFMNDFYIHKNEDFTTSWATPA from the exons atgcgttgctgcctgttgGTTTTGTCGTTGTTGGCCTGCAGCTGCCGGGCCTTGAACTACACGGGCTCGGCGTTCACCTACCACCCCCTCAATGGCACGACCGACACG GCGGTCGTTCGCTACAAGGTGGCCTTCCAGGAGTGCAACAACCTCACCTTCGTGAACTGTCAGGGGGAGCTCTGCACAGTCAACTTGGTGTCTGTGAACTTTGTGGACGAGAACAGCGGAGAGTGGTGTCAATATGAAGTCATCGTGCATGTGAACAACTCCGAAGCACCTTTTCATCTGGC ACTAGAAGGCATCAACTGGATCGACAATATCGACAATATCATGGAAGTGCACGCCCCGACATACATCGAGCTGAGGACGAGGTCCGACACAGGTCGGCCAAATTCGTCCCCCCGGACCACCATGCTTCCCATCTACAG GGTCCCGTCCAACTGCCACAGAGTAATAAGGCTGCCCATGTATGACACAGACGGAGATCGCGTTTACTGCTATGAGAAGAATAACATCTTTGaggaattttatttctttcacaAAGTTTTTTATCCCAATGAAGTAAGTGACCCCCACCGGCTCAAAACAACACCCTCCTCAAGCCCAAGCCTAGTGCTGACTGCTCCTTCTTTGCAGCATGGTTATTTAGTCTATCACGGCGTCCAGGGCGTGGTGGACATGGAGGGCGCGTACGCTGTAGAGCTGATCATGAAGGATTTCCCACACGACAACTTGGCTCTAACTGACCCAAATGGGGTCCAAACATTTCACTCAAAAATGAATCCCCTCAGCGAGGTCCCCATTCAATTTGTTCTGAAGG TGGATCCACCAGTGGACTCGTGTAGGCCAGGGGATATTGTACCCGAGTTTGAGTCTCCTACACCTGAAGATGAAGCTCACCTTTACGCCTTTGTGAACCATACGCTGAACATTGAGATTTATGCAAGCGCGGTGAGATCAAG CGTCGAACAAGTGCTGTTCAGCGGGCCGGCTGGCATACAGAAGAAGGATTTCGGCGGCGGCCACTTTGTTTTGTCCTGGACACCGACTGTAGAAGATTCGGGCCTACGTCACGCCATCTGCTTTGTTGTTGAAGCGATTCTAGATCAAGATCG CAAAATTCACTCGGAGATGCGCTGCGTCATCGTAGCAGTTGACCACT tgtATTTTGCCCTGAATGCCAGGTTGTTGGTCCGAAGCCACTTACCTGTTCTAAAAGTCATCGAACGCTACGGTTTAAAGGGG TTGAAGGAGGAGCTGATTAAGCGAGG